The following DNA comes from Mucisphaera calidilacus.
GGCGAGGGTGACGCAGGCGACGTTGAGCATGTTCCATGGGGAACCCTCGACGAAGGGCTGGGTGTAGCTGGCGAATCCGAGTTCGTCGTGGAGTTGGTTGAGGCGCTCGAGGAGGGAGATGCCGGAGGGGTTGTTGTTGGTGTCGAGGAGTTCGCTGCCGAGGCCGAGTTGTGGGATGGGGTTTCCGGTGAGCTGGATGGAGATGGCGATGGCGGGGATGAGGAAGGCGGTGATGAGGACCCAGTACTGGGCGACCTGGGTCCAGGTGATGCCTTTCATGCCGCCGAGGATGGCGTAGACGAGGACGATGGTCATGCCGATGTAGACGCCTACGGAGACGTCGACTTCGAGGAATCGTGAGAAGACGACGCCGACGCCACGCATCTGCCCGGCGACGTAGGTGAAGCTGACGAAGATCGCGCAGACGACGGCGACGATTCGCGCGGTGGAGGAGTTGTAGCGGTCGCCGATGAAGTCGGGGACGGTGTAGCGGCCGAACTTGCGGAGGTAAGGGGCGAGCATGAGTGCGAGGAGGACGTATCCGCCAGTCCATCCCATGAGGTAGACGCCCCCTGCGTAGCCGAGCGTGGAGATGATGCCGGCCATGGAGATGAAGGAGGCGGCGGACATCCAGTCGGCGGCGGTTGCCATGCCGTTGGCGGCTGCGGGGACGCCCTGTCCGGCGACGTAGAAGCCCTTGGTGTCGCGGACGCGGCTGATCCAGGCGATGGCGAGGTAGAGGGCGAAGCTGAGTCCGACGAGTAGGAAGGTCCAGAGTCTGACGGGGTTCATTCAGCGGCTCCTCACGGTGTTTGGGCGGGTTGTGAGGAGGCGACTTGATCGTGGTACCACCGGTCGAGGCGGTTCATGAGCAGGGCGTAGGCGAGGATGATGATGACGAAGGTGGCGATGCTGCCCTGCTGGGCGAACCAGAACCCGAGGGGTATGCCGAAGGGCTCGTAGGTGTTGAGGTAGGGGGCGGCGGCGATGCCGAGGCCGAAGCTGACGGCGGCCCAGAGCGTGAGCAGAGCGCCCATGTAGGCGAGGTTCCAGCGCCAGTAGGCGTTCCTGGCGCTGTGGTCGGTTGGCGGGTGGGTCATGTGCGAGCCTGCTTTCGTGAATCTTGTGATGCACGGACAGGCTAAGCGTCGCGGAAAATCGGAGCAAGTGGTTTTATGACGTGGTCACTGGCTGGCCTGCGAGGGTTCGGCTTCGTCTTTTTTTTGGGGTGTGGCGGCGAACTGTTGGACGATGGTTCCCTGGCGGCTTTCGATGGTGATCTGGTATCGGCCGTCGGGTTCGAGCGGTTTGGGTCGGACGTCGTGTCGCATGCCGCGTGCGCGTTGACCGTACATGAAAGCCTGGATGTCGCGGTAATCGGCGCCGCGTGGGATGGATCGCCAGATGGGGTCGGCCTCGAGTCCAAAAAGCGGCTGGAACCATTCGCCGTCGTCGTTTTTTTCGAGGCGGTGTACCTCTATCATGGAGACCTGGCAGGTTTGATTGAGGCCGAAGAGGATGTCGGCGGCGGCTTTGGGTCGGGGTGATGTGTGCTTGATGACGAGTTGGACGCTGTCGCCGCCCCAGGAGACCCCGAACAGGAGCCAGGCGAGGATGAGTGTGATGCAGATTCCGATGAGCCAGCCAGTGCGGTTTGTCATAAGAGGCCCTCTCCGTTACGGCTTTACGCTGATCGAGTTGCTTGTTGTGATATCGATCATAGCGTTGTTGATCGGGATTCTGTTGCCGAGTCTGTCGAGTGCCCGCGACGTGGCTCGTCGGCTCCAGTGCGGGACGCGGATCCGGACGCTGGGGCTGTCGCTGGAGTTGTACGCCCAGGACAACAAGGCGTACTACCCGCCTCGCGTGGTGGGGCCGGGCCAGCGTTGGCCAGTGCTGCTGTCGGAGTATTACGAGGTTCCTGACATGCTGGTTTGTCCGGCGGATGAATTTGAGCCGGGTATGGATGATGAGGGTAACGACACGTCGGATTTTGACGACATGCTCCGGAGTTACCTGATCAACGGATTCAACGACATCGCGGTCGAGCGTGAGGGTGATCCGGGTGCCTGGAACTGGCCGAACTCGGTGGTCCGGCAGGCTGAGATCCCGAGTCCGGGGATCGTGATCATGTTTGGTGAGAAGCGTCAGGACGTGTTCCCGCACTTCTATATGGACATGCTGGAGCAGAACGGGAATGACCTGGACGTGGTGAACCACTCGCGGCATGGGGATGCGTCGCGGAATCAAGGCGGGTCGTACTACGCGTTTGGTGACGGGTCGTCGCGGTTCCTGCCCTTTCCGGAGGCGTTGTCGCCGATCAACCAGTGGGCGACGGTGAAGTCGTACCGTGAGGTGGCGATCGAGTAGGTTTGGGTCTCGGGTGGGAATAAA
Coding sequences within:
- a CDS encoding DUF4212 domain-containing protein; its protein translation is MTHPPTDHSARNAYWRWNLAYMGALLTLWAAVSFGLGIAAAPYLNTYEPFGIPLGFWFAQQGSIATFVIIILAYALLMNRLDRWYHDQVASSQPAQTP
- a CDS encoding type II secretion system protein → MSQPVRFVIRGPLRYGFTLIELLVVISIIALLIGILLPSLSSARDVARRLQCGTRIRTLGLSLELYAQDNKAYYPPRVVGPGQRWPVLLSEYYEVPDMLVCPADEFEPGMDDEGNDTSDFDDMLRSYLINGFNDIAVEREGDPGAWNWPNSVVRQAEIPSPGIVIMFGEKRQDVFPHFYMDMLEQNGNDLDVVNHSRHGDASRNQGGSYYAFGDGSSRFLPFPEALSPINQWATVKSYREVAIE